From a single Candidatus Thorarchaeota archaeon genomic region:
- a CDS encoding right-handed parallel beta-helix repeat-containing protein, which produces MKVYTSFACGFLIAFFAVILATAVHPAQSPAFLNTVTMNNTEFSHDIRLSPRYASAYTTHTSITISSNADFATQAWPGNGTASDPYVIEDLNITTSGTCISIKNTDAYFMIRDCLLTGGISGTGVRFNNVSNGEITGCRIHGNYDGVYFYTTTNSSIVNCTITSNKNYGVCGIYTTNSSMRNNTITLNNGHGMLFYGSSNCSIECSTITSNGEDGALLFNTNHFSIVNSTITSNRVGGITFYFSSNNTLTHNIFFNNGLYISGTSVTYWHHYISPDNTVNGKTLGYFWNQTGATVDGRQYGQVILANCTGMRVENGWFYNVTVGIELGFSSDSIVRNVTITSNQQNGVYFQYATNSSIMNATITSNQQNGVYFQYAMNSSVVNATITSNRQNGIYFESTTNSSITGSTLSSNQQNGIGLWFTANNSITNNSIIQNSVGVIIDRNSTGNSLWLNSFVLNQNANAQDNGTANHWNATNVGNYWSDYSGTGVYYVSGSAGAIDYHPSGWSDSAPPSIDHPADLQYNEGTTGNSITWHPSDKYPLSYNVYRNGTLVGSGNWNGSSITVNVDGLSIGRYNYTLVVFDAAGNKNDDTVFVTVVDGTPPVIDHPTDVTYAEGTTAHSITWNSSDAHPLRYEIYRNGTLIFSGGWTGGTLMVNVDGLSMGVYNYTVVVYDVGGNFARDIVFVTVEDGTSPTIDHPSDVGYVEGTVGHSITWSPSDAHPSRYEVYRNGTLVGFGTWDCSSITVNVTGLDVGVYNFTVVVYDAAGNQNSDTVFVTVLAHSSTTTTTTTTTTTTSGTTTPTPGDQGGLSIVVIIAIAGIGAVVIVIVIFLMRKRT; this is translated from the coding sequence TTGAAGGTATATACTTCGTTTGCATGTGGATTTCTGATTGCTTTTTTTGCGGTCATTCTAGCTACGGCCGTTCATCCTGCTCAGAGTCCAGCTTTTCTAAATACTGTGACTATGAACAACACTGAATTCTCTCACGATATCAGGCTCTCTCCAAGGTATGCTTCAGCCTATACCACGCATACTTCCATTACTATTTCTTCGAATGCGGATTTTGCAACACAGGCCTGGCCCGGTAATGGTACTGCGAGTGATCCGTATGTGATTGAGGATCTAAACATCACAACCTCTGGTACCTGCATTAGCATCAAAAATACAGATGCCTATTTTATGATTCGAGATTGTCTACTCACTGGTGGTATTAGTGGAACTGGAGTCCGGTTTAATAATGTGTCCAACGGAGAGATCACTGGTTGTCGAATCCATGGCAACTATGATGGTGTCTATTTCTACACCACGACCAATAGTAGTATTGTAAATTGTACGATTACTTCGAATAAGAACTATGGTGTGTGTGGTATTTATACAACGAATAGCAGTATGAGAAACAACACGATCACCTTGAACAATGGGCATGGAATGCTTTTCTATGGCTCGTCGAATTGTAGTATCGAATGCAGCACTATTACTTCGAACGGGGAGGATGGTGCACTTCTCTTTAATACAAATCACTTTAGTATTGTGAACAGCACGATCACTTCGAACCGTGTAGGTGGTATAACGTTTTATTTCTCCTCTAATAACACACTCACCCATAATATATTTTTCAATAATGGTCTCTATATTTCAGGCACTTCTGTGACCTACTGGCATCACTATATCAGTCCTGACAATACTGTGAACGGAAAGACCTTGGGTTACTTCTGGAATCAGACTGGTGCCACTGTAGATGGGCGTCAGTATGGGCAGGTGATTCTGGCCAACTGTACAGGAATGCGAGTGGAGAATGGTTGGTTCTATAATGTAACAGTGGGAATCGAACTAGGCTTTTCTTCAGACTCAATAGTACGGAACGTTACGATAACGTCGAACCAGCAAAATGGCGTGTACTTTCAATATGCGACGAATAGTAGTATTATGAACGCCACGATCACCTCGAACCAGCAAAATGGCGTGTACTTTCAATACGCGATGAATAGTAGTGTCGTGAATGCCACGATTACCTCGAACCGGCAAAACGGGATTTATTTCGAGTCCACAACGAACAGTAGTATAACTGGCAGCACGTTATCTTCGAACCAGCAGAATGGTATTGGACTTTGGTTCACCGCGAATAATAGTATCACGAACAATTCGATTATTCAAAACTCGGTTGGTGTTATTATTGATCGTAATTCAACAGGCAACTCTCTTTGGCTCAATAGTTTTGTATTGAATCAAAATGCCAACGCCCAAGATAATGGTACTGCCAATCACTGGAACGCTACAAACGTAGGGAACTATTGGTCTGATTATAGCGGAACTGGTGTCTACTATGTTTCCGGAAGTGCTGGTGCCATCGATTACCATCCCTCGGGCTGGAGTGATAGTGCGCCTCCCTCGATAGACCACCCTGCTGATCTTCAGTATAATGAGGGCACAACTGGTAATTCCATCACGTGGCACCCAAGTGACAAGTATCCCTTAAGCTACAACGTCTACCGGAATGGGACACTTGTAGGATCTGGGAATTGGAATGGCAGTTCCATCACAGTAAACGTGGATGGTCTGAGTATAGGGCGATACAACTACACGCTTGTCGTTTTCGACGCAGCAGGAAACAAGAATGATGATACTGTCTTCGTCACAGTTGTGGATGGTACCCCGCCGGTCATCGATCATCCTACAGATGTGACCTATGCTGAAGGAACAACGGCTCACTCGATCACGTGGAACTCAAGTGATGCCCATCCTCTAAGGTATGAGATCTATAGGAATGGTACGCTCATCTTTTCAGGAGGCTGGACTGGTGGCACGCTCATGGTGAATGTTGATGGCCTGAGTATGGGCGTATACAACTACACAGTGGTCGTCTATGATGTGGGTGGGAACTTTGCCCGTGATATCGTCTTCGTCACAGTTGAAGATGGAACTTCACCGACCATTGATCATCCCTCAGATGTAGGCTATGTCGAAGGAACGGTTGGTCACTCAATCACGTGGAGTCCGAGTGATGCCCATCCCTCACGCTATGAGGTCTACCGGAATGGTACCCTTGTAGGATTCGGAACTTGGGACTGCAGTTCCATCACCGTGAACGTGACCGGATTGGATGTGGGTGTGTACAACTTCACCGTAGTAGTCTATGATGCTGCTGGAAACCAGAACAGCGACACAGTCTTTGTTACGGTACTTGCCCATAGTTCTACTACAACTACCACGACCACCACGACCACAACCACATCCGGTACAACTACGCCTACTCCGGGTGATCAGGGTGGACTAAGTATAGTGGTTATCATTGCTATTGCAGGCATCGGTGCTGTTGTGATCGTCATTGTAATTTTCCTGATGCGCAAGCGTACATAA
- a CDS encoding right-handed parallel beta-helix repeat-containing protein codes for MKAYTLLVRISLIVFFAILVSAAVHPAQSPALLNTVFTDNTMESLPRTGIVPRYAPAYTSHSPITISSNADFAAQGWPGNGSTGNPYVIEGLNITASGNCISISNTNVHFVIRGCLLSGDTTGDGIYLFNVTNGKISGCLVQNKYYGIRLESTSNSTIVNSTVSSNAIVGVEFNTVTNSSIVNSTINSNGRDGVYFYSSTNSSIVNSTINSNSQYGVFISYSIGCSVEGSTIYSNTYHGVLFFHSTSSRIINGEFYSNGNDGIFFDSTTESSVVNSTSYSNQQNGVNFDSSTDCTIVNSTINSNTQNGVNFDTTTDCSIVNSTIGPNENNGVGLYQTTNNSIVNSTIASSGYNGIYLWYSTGSYLSQNTFLNNGIYIYGSQPSYWHHNISSDNMVNGKILGYFWSQNGGTIDGSQYGQVILANCTGMRVENGYFHNATVGTELGFSTNITLADSIISSNAHDGVYFYSTSNSSIVNCTISSSGFDGAHFSSAANNTISHSTFMNNGLLVFGSSIFHWHQTVSSDTTVNGKTLGYFWNQTGGTIDGSQYGQVILANCTGMRVENGYFHDASVGLEIGYSSNITVVNSIATSNAHYGMLFSYSSNIDIVNATISSNPLYGTLLYYLTNSTVVNSTISSNGDIGMYLYSSTGCSIVGSTISSNEQHGIYFYYSTDCSIEDSTISSNVYEGVYFTSTTNCSVVESTISLNSYGMWISSTTSTNIVGSTITSNNIDGMHIVSTTDSSVVNNTITSNGEDAVEFVSTTDSSIVNNTIDSNQGVAVFLSSSSYRNILANNTLSLNSVGVVIDSSSTNNTLWFNVFAWNRNNNAYSDGPDNQWNSTSVGNYWSDYSGTGTYNIPGSGNNIDYYPMTWTDTTPPTIDHPADLQYDEGVSGNAITWNPSDRYPSHYEVYRNGTLEESGDWNGSSITVNVDGLSLGVYNYTIVVYDAAGNHNQDTVFVTVVDGTAPTIDHPADVEYDEGTTGHSITWAPSDAHPSSYKIYRNGTVVDSGSWDGSSITVNVDGLSLGVYNYTIVVYDVGGNHNQDTVFVTVVDGTAPTIDHPADVEYDEGTTGHSITWTPSDAHPSRYEVYRNGTVVDSGSWDGSSITVSVNGLSAGTYNYTIVVYDVADNHVTDTVFVTVEDGTAPTIDHPADVEYDEGTTGHSITWTPSDAHPSSYIVYRNGTVVDSGSWDGSSITVNVDGLSVGVYNYTLVVYDEAGNMNSDMVFVTVVDGTTPAVDHPADVEYDEGTTGHSITWTPSDAHPSSYIVYRNGTVVDSGSWDGSSITVNVDGLNLGVYNYTLVVYDETGNHNQDTVFVTVEDGTAPTIDHPDDVTYDEGTTGHSITWTPSDAHPSRYEVYRNGTRVGSGSWTGTPITMNVDGLSVGTYNYTIVVYDVGANYVTDTVFVSVVDGTAPTIDHPDDVTYDEGTTGHSITWTPSDAHPSRYEIYRNGTVVDSGSWDGSSVTVSVDGLSVGVYNYSLVVYDEAGHLNSDMVIVTVLAHSTTPTTTTTTTTTTTTTTTATGTTSPTTTTTTTSTQGGLSLVVLIGIAGIGAVVIVIVIFMMRKRP; via the coding sequence ATGAAGGCATATACGTTATTGGTGCGTATATCTCTGATTGTATTTTTTGCAATTTTGGTTTCTGCAGCAGTTCATCCTGCTCAGAGCCCAGCGCTTTTGAATACTGTATTTACAGATAATACTATGGAGTCCCTTCCCCGGACGGGAATTGTTCCAAGGTATGCTCCGGCCTATACTTCGCACAGCCCCATCACTATCAGCTCGAATGCCGATTTTGCAGCACAGGGCTGGCCAGGAAATGGTAGCACGGGCAATCCCTATGTTATAGAGGGCCTGAACATCACAGCATCTGGGAATTGCATCTCCATTAGTAATACAAATGTTCATTTTGTGATTAGAGGTTGTCTACTCTCTGGTGACACCACTGGTGATGGAATCTACCTCTTTAACGTGACCAATGGAAAGATCTCTGGTTGTCTTGTTCAGAACAAGTATTATGGTATCCGTCTGGAGTCCACATCAAATAGTACTATTGTAAATTCTACGGTATCTTCAAATGCTATTGTTGGTGTGGAATTCAATACGGTTACGAACAGTAGTATCGTCAATAGCACAATCAATTCGAATGGGCGTGATGGCGTCTACTTCTATTCTTCGACGAACAGTAGTATCGTCAATAGCACAATCAATTCGAACTCACAATATGGCGTGTTTATTTCATATTCCATAGGCTGTAGTGTCGAAGGTAGCACAATATATTCGAACACATACCATGGTGTGCTTTTCTTTCACTCAACGAGTAGTCGGATCATAAATGGTGAATTTTATTCAAACGGGAATGATGGGATTTTCTTTGATTCCACAACTGAGAGTAGTGTTGTGAATTCCACCTCCTATTCAAATCAGCAAAATGGTGTGAACTTTGACTCCTCGACGGACTGTACGATCGTCAATAGCACAATCAATTCGAATACGCAAAATGGTGTGAACTTTGACACTACGACGGACTGTAGTATCGTCAATAGTACGATTGGTCCGAACGAGAATAACGGAGTAGGCCTTTATCAAACTACGAACAATAGTATTGTAAACAGCACTATTGCCTCGAGTGGGTATAATGGTATATATTTATGGTACTCGACTGGTAGCTACTTATCGCAGAACACGTTTTTGAATAATGGAATCTATATTTATGGGAGTCAGCCAAGTTACTGGCACCACAATATCAGTTCTGATAATATGGTGAACGGGAAGATTTTGGGTTACTTTTGGAGTCAGAACGGTGGCACTATCGATGGGAGTCAGTACGGGCAAGTGATCTTGGCCAACTGCACAGGAATGCGTGTGGAGAATGGCTATTTCCATAATGCAACAGTGGGAACGGAATTAGGCTTTTCGACCAATATCACCCTCGCGGACAGCATTATCTCTTCGAATGCACATGATGGTGTCTATTTCTATTCCACGTCAAACAGTAGCATCGTGAATTGTACTATTTCTTCGAGTGGTTTTGATGGTGCCCATTTCTCGTCAGCCGCGAATAATACGATCTCACATAGCACCTTTATGAATAATGGTCTATTGGTTTTCGGATCTTCTATATTTCATTGGCATCAGACGGTTAGTTCTGACACGACTGTGAACGGAAAAACACTGGGCTACTTTTGGAATCAGACTGGTGGCACTATCGATGGGAGTCAGTACGGGCAAGTGATCTTGGCCAACTGCACAGGAATGCGTGTGGAGAATGGCTATTTCCATGATGCATCAGTGGGCTTGGAGATAGGTTATTCCTCCAACATAACGGTAGTGAACAGCATAGCCACATCTAATGCTCATTATGGCATGCTCTTCTCATACTCATCGAATATTGATATTGTAAATGCCACGATTAGTTCTAACCCGTTATATGGCACACTTCTCTATTACTTGACGAATAGTACTGTCGTGAATAGCACGATCAGTTCGAACGGGGATATCGGCATGTATCTCTATTCATCGACTGGCTGTAGTATCGTGGGCAGCACAATCTCGTCGAATGAGCAGCATGGTATATACTTCTATTACTCGACGGATTGTAGTATTGAAGACAGTACGATCAGTTCAAACGTGTACGAAGGAGTGTATTTCACATCCACAACGAACTGTAGTGTTGTGGAAAGTACAATATCTCTGAATTCGTATGGTATGTGGATCTCGTCTACAACGAGTACTAACATTGTTGGCAGTACTATAACTTCGAACAATATTGATGGTATGCATATTGTTTCTACAACGGATAGTAGTGTCGTGAACAACACGATCACTTCGAACGGGGAAGATGCTGTGGAATTTGTTTCCACAACGGATAGTAGTATCGTGAACAATACAATCGATTCAAATCAAGGTGTTGCAGTGTTTCTTTCTTCTTCCTCATATAGGAACATACTGGCAAACAACACTCTCAGTCTGAACTCCGTTGGAGTTGTTATTGACAGCTCTTCGACTAACAACACACTCTGGTTCAACGTCTTTGCGTGGAATCGAAATAATAATGCCTACTCCGATGGCCCCGACAATCAATGGAATTCTACAAGCGTGGGGAACTATTGGTCCGATTATTCTGGTACTGGTACCTACAACATCCCCGGTAGTGGTAACAATATCGACTACTACCCGATGACGTGGACCGATACTACACCTCCGACGATTGATCATCCCGCCGATCTCCAGTATGACGAAGGGGTAAGTGGCAACGCGATCACATGGAACCCGAGTGACAGATATCCCTCACACTACGAAGTGTACAGGAATGGGACACTTGAAGAGTCTGGTGACTGGAATGGTAGTTCTATCACTGTGAACGTGGATGGCTTGAGTCTGGGAGTGTATAACTATACCATCGTAGTCTATGATGCCGCAGGAAATCACAACCAGGACACGGTCTTTGTCACAGTCGTGGATGGGACCGCCCCTACGATCGACCACCCTGCGGATGTAGAGTATGACGAGGGTACGACTGGTCACTCGATCACATGGGCTCCGAGCGATGCTCATCCCTCAAGCTACAAGATCTATAGAAACGGGACAGTAGTGGACTCAGGAAGTTGGGATGGTAGTTCTATCACTGTGAACGTGGATGGCTTGAGTCTGGGAGTGTATAACTATACCATTGTTGTCTATGATGTAGGTGGAAATCACAACCAGGACACGGTCTTTGTCACAGTCGTGGATGGGACCGCCCCTACGATCGACCACCCTGCGGATGTAGAGTATGACGAGGGTACGACTGGTCACTCGATCACATGGACTCCGAGTGATGCTCACCCCTCACGTTATGAGGTCTACAGAAACGGAACAGTAGTGGACTCAGGAAGTTGGGATGGTAGTTCTATCACTGTGAGTGTGAACGGGTTGAGTGCGGGAACGTACAACTACACGATCGTGGTATATGACGTTGCGGACAATCATGTGACAGATACTGTCTTTGTCACAGTTGAAGATGGGACCGCCCCTACGATCGACCACCCTGCGGATGTGGAGTATGACGAAGGCACGACTGGCCACTCGATCACATGGACTCCGAGCGATGCTCATCCCTCAAGCTATATCGTCTACAGAAACGGAACAGTGGTGGACTCAGGAAGTTGGGATGGCAGTTCTATCACTGTGAACGTGGACGGACTGAGTGTAGGTGTTTACAACTACACACTAGTGGTCTACGATGAGGCCGGGAATATGAATAGTGACATGGTCTTTGTCACTGTTGTTGATGGAACCACACCGGCAGTTGATCATCCCGCAGATGTGGAGTATGACGAGGGCACGACTGGTCACTCGATCACATGGACTCCGAGCGACGCTCACCCCTCAAGCTATATCGTCTACAGAAACGGAACAGTGGTGGACTCAGGAAGTTGGGATGGCAGTTCTATCACTGTGAACGTAGATGGCTTGAATTTGGGAGTGTATAACTACACACTAGTGGTTTATGATGAAACTGGGAATCACAACCAGGATACGGTCTTTGTCACAGTTGAAGACGGGACAGCCCCGACGATCGACCACCCCGATGATGTGACCTATGATGAGGGCACAACTGGTCACTCGATCACATGGACTCCGAGTGATGCGCACCCATCACGCTACGAAGTATATCGGAATGGTACCCGTGTAGGTTCAGGAAGCTGGACTGGGACTCCCATCACTATGAACGTGGATGGACTGAGTGTGGGAACGTACAACTACACGATCGTGGTCTACGATGTTGGAGCGAATTACGTGACTGATACGGTCTTTGTTTCAGTCGTAGATGGGACAGCCCCGACGATCGATCACCCCGATGATGTGACCTATGATGAGGGCACAACTGGCCACTCGATCACATGGACACCCAGTGATGCCCATCCCTCACGTTATGAGATATACAGAAACGGAACAGTAGTGGACTCGGGAAGTTGGGATGGCAGTTCTGTTACTGTGAGTGTGGACGGGTTGAGTGTAGGAGTGTACAACTACTCATTGGTGGTCTATGATGAGGCCGGACACCTGAACAGTGACATGGTCATTGTCACAGTACTCGCTCACAGTACTACTCCCACAACCACCACAACAACCACAACCACTACTACTACAACCACAACGGCAACGGGCACTACCTCCCCCACTACTACAACCACAACAACGTCTACTCAAGGTGGGCTGAGCTTAGTAGTCTTGATCGGTATCGCAGGAATCGGTGCTGTTGTGATCGTCATCGTAATTTTCATGATGCGAAAGCGTCCATGA